The following proteins come from a genomic window of Eleginops maclovinus isolate JMC-PN-2008 ecotype Puerto Natales chromosome 8, JC_Emac_rtc_rv5, whole genome shotgun sequence:
- the cirbpb gene encoding cold inducible RNA binding protein b: MSDEGKLFIGGLSFDTNEESLASAFGKYGTIEKVDVIRDKETGNSRGFGFVKYDNAEDAKDAMDGMNGTTLDGRSIRVDEAGKGGRARGGSFGGGGAPRGRGGFGRGRGGYGGGERSYGGGERSYGGGERSYGGEGRSGGGGQYRSGGGSGGGGGYSGGGGYRDNRGQGGYNDRSSYRDGYE, translated from the coding sequence ATGTCGGACGAAGGGAAACTGTTCATCGGTGGCCTCAGCTTCGACACCAACGAGGAGTCTCTGGCTTCGGCCTTCGGCAAATATGGCACCATCGAGAAGGTGGACGTGATCAGAGACAAAGAGACCGGGAATTCCCGCGGTTTCGGCTTCGTTAAGTACGACAACGCCGAGGATGCCAAAGACGCGATGGACGGCATGAACGGAACCACCCTCGATGGCCGGTCAATCCGCGTCGATGAGGCGGGAAAAGGCGGCCGTGCTAGGGGAGGATCATTCGGTGGCGGCGGCGCCCCTCGTGGAAGAGGCGGATTCGGCCGCGGAAGAGGCGGATATGGCGGCGGTGAGAGAAGCTACGGAGGCGGTGAGAGAAGCTACGGAGGTGGCGAGAGAAGCTACGGAGGCGAGGGACGGTCCGGCGGTGGTGGCCAATACAGATCCGGCGGCGGTAGCGGAGGCGGCGGCGGATACTCAGGAGGCGGCGGCTACAGAGACAACAGAGGCCAGGGTGGCTACAATGACCGCTCATCTTACCGCGATGGATACGAATAa